A region of Colletotrichum higginsianum IMI 349063 chromosome 10, whole genome shotgun sequence DNA encodes the following proteins:
- a CDS encoding S4 domain-containing protein, which translates to MRGRKPRWYSLTKPKIRQSWNKYNLYNLATARLKNNRFARTFFQQKWDAKSMTRSYHGAHIKESDWNRAFSRRLFSAVDMPPEYLATFDGSEQAAGRGSGLHSEPGSKGSTPSAGDFSRYEQERQARARRFGRPSTSYSHPAQLTAARDSRGQMLARPVHEMTPYMMMAYAPLERRLDVAIFRAMFASSTLQAKQFCTHGAVKVNGKPMRYGSYKLNPGDMFQVDVDSVLYATGRPKTPAHAKFLAGEDWESANAVKDSKQGKSRILDPEASEQAAGDTPVEAEAEAAAEAAVEDAEAKAAAPEDGEGDAAATESAEESQASEEERRAAHHKQLKALVRSARMLIHDGDGLNPRKKRQLRAFMTEAKRAISSSGRVTNAEASLNDPNAVIDNLSGLLKDFKLDGSKVEAVPAEGTAEGDQQAGQKPAHKEKATTDTITELLSSKELRKQADGLTRQEQNALASLLRQNAENPIDESKPYWTPWEPRRYMAPFAFIPRYLEVNQNICAAVYLRHPVARRGMAEVPTPFPYETNQLAFNWYLRRH; encoded by the exons ATGAGAGGCAGAAAACCAAGATGGTACAGCTTGACCAAGCCT AAAATCCGCCAGTCATGGAACAAATACAACCTGTATAACCTGGCCACGGCGAGGCTGAAAAACAATCGCTTTGCTAGGACCTTCTTCCAGCAGAAATGGGATGCCAAGTCTATGACCCGAAGCTACCACGGCGCCCACATCAAGGAGTCGGATTGGAACCGCGCCTTTTCCCGCCGTCTCTTCTCCGCCGTAGACATGCCGCCCGAGTACCTCGCCACGTTCGACGGCTCCGAGCAGGCCGCTGGCCGCGGTTCCGGCTTACACTCTGAGCCCGGCTCCAAGGGAAGCACGCCCTCCGCCGGCGACTTCTCCCGCTACGAACAGGAACGGCAGGCCCGGGCTCGGAGGTTCGGCCGCCCCTCGACCTCTTACTCTCATCCGGCGCAGTTGACTGCCGCCAGAGATTCAAGGGGCCAGATGCTGGCCCGGCCCGTCCACGAAATGACGCCGTACATGATGATGGCCTACGCGCCGCTCGAGAGGAGGCTAGACGTCGCCATCTTCCGCGCCATGTTCGCCAGCAGCACGCTACAAGCCAAGCAGTTCTGCACAcacggcgccgtcaaggtcAACGGCAAGCCG ATGCGATACGGCTCCTACAAGCTTAACCCGGGCGACATGTTCCAGGTCGATGTTGACTCAGTCCTCTACGCCACCGGGCGTCCGAAAACGCCCGCCCACGCAAAGTTTCTCGCCGGTGAAGACTGGGAGTCGGCGAACGCCGTTAAGGACTCCAAGCAGGGCAAGAGCCGCATCCTCGACCCGGAGGCCTCAGAACAGGCCGCCGGTGACACACcagtcgaggccgaggccgaagccgccgccgaggcagccgtcgaggacgccgaggccaaggctgCGGCCcctgaggatggcgagggcgatgccgCTGCTACCGAATCAGCAGAAGAGAGCCAGGCCTCTGAGGAAgagcgccgcgccgcgcACCACAAGCAGCTCAAGGCCCTCGTCCGCTCTGCAAGGATGCTCATccacgacggcgatggcctcaACCCCCGCAAGAAGCGCCAGCTGCGCGCCTTCATGACGGAAGCCAAGCGCGCCATCTCGTCCTCAGGCCGCGTGACCAATGCCGAGGCGTCCCTCAACGACcccaacgccgtcatcgacaacCTCTCCGGTCTGCTCAAGGACTTCAAGCTTGACGGCTCTAAAGTTGAGGCAGTCCCTGCTGAGGgcaccgccgagggcgaccagcaggccggccagaAGCCGGCCCACAAGGAGAAGGCCACCACCGATACCATCACGGAGCTCCTCTCCTCCAAGGAGTTGCGCAAGCAGGCCGACGGCCTGACGCGACAGGAGCAGAACGCGCTGGCCAGTCTCCTCCGCCAAAACGCCGAGAACCCTATCGATGAGTCCAAGCCCTACTGGACCCCCTGGGAGCCGCGCCGCTACATGGCGCCCTTCGCCTTCATCCCCCGCTACCTCGAGGTGAACCAGAACATCTGCGCCGCTGTCTACCTCCGCCACCCCGTTGCGCGCCGCGGAATGGCTGAGGTGCCTACTCCCTTCCCCTATGAGACCAACCAGTTGGCCTTCAACTGGTATCTGAGGAGGCACTAA
- a CDS encoding variant SH3 domain-containing protein gives MAHHNHGHRHLPRNPDFWDDVGNTFKGLNPFASDDESDSGSNRGKLKIRQDDDDDKPTPTPPANTRKGRSTVIKTIYQTVTDGDIRPAASSSTRLLVAESPLPTRTRSSSSDSSETTIARAGAPVIKTPETSTATSTDDSLSSSLPSVIEEPLSESIPTTLAIATDTPTFVRTTKPTVSGDGTGARVGASVISSASPSSTSTADESASAEPSGAAKAGIAIGVLAGVLVVFLLVFFLFNRRKKQLEQQRLADEDEKSGGFGTAAAATSQNPRAPRISLRPVTQFLPNLNIDKRASRGPAATMNANLAPAAAALGIRNPSQGSWDRPTTSQSANPANPFGAQAERINGPIAEESVSSLSLNEKPLPSVHVHETAPAPAANEPSGAVNGAAIAAGAAVAASAGAVAAGGLTRKASTRKDGPKALDLTLAAPPAPLSTVPASPSGTAFSADSAGPGHQSSSSTGSAAIAAAGGPANTTVHRVQLDFKPSLEDEMELRAGQLVRLLHEYDDGWALCIRLDRSQQGVVPRTCLSTRPVKPRPPQAQGPPRGPPMGPGASRGPGPNFPPGQRPMTPQGGPHGGPPYPRSESPARPMGPGGRTQSPGPRYQGPPGQRPQSPSGMGGRKPSPPGPSRIPQPSRMNPSGPPNGPQNGPQVPPAQGRPGPPMGPVGRKPVPGQAV, from the exons ATGGCTCATCACAACCATGGCCACAGGCACTTGCCTCGTAATCCCGACTTCTGGGACGACGTTGGAAACACCTTCAAGGGTCTGAATCCCTTCGCGTCCGACGACGAAAGCGACAGCGGAAGCAATCGAGGTAAACTCAAGATCcgacaagacgacgacgatgataaacccacgcccacgccgcccGCTAATACGAGAAAAGGTCGGTCGACTGTTATCAAAACCATTTACCAGACCGTCACCGACGGCGACATCCGCCCTGCCGCCAGCTCTTCAACGAGACTGCTCGTCGCCGaatcccccctccccacccggacgaggtcatcgtcgtctgATTCGTCCGAGACCACCATCGCGAGGGCGGGCGCTCCTGTCATCAAGACTCCCGAAACCTCCACCGCCACCTCGACTGACGACTCACTGTCTTCGTCGCTGCCTTCAGTCATCGAGGAACCCCTCTCCGAGAGCATTCCCACCACTCTCGCCATCGCAACCGACACTCCGACTTTCGTCAGGACCACCAAGCCCACCGTGTCTGGCGATGGTACCGGTGCCCGTGTCGGTGCCAGCGTcatctcctccgcctcgccgagctccacCTCGACCGCCGATGAGTCAGCCAGTGCCGAGCCCAGTGGTGCCGCGAAAGCTGGCATTGCCATTGGTGTCTTGGCTGGTGTCCTCGTTGTCTTTCtgctcgtcttcttcctcttcaaccgCCGCAAGAAGCAGTTGGAGCAGCAGCGCCTAGCAgatgaggacgagaagagcggcggcttcggaactgccgccgccgccactaGCCAGAACCCCCGCGCCCCTCGTATCAGTCTCCGTCCCGTCACTCAGTTCCTGCCTAATCTGAACATCGACAAGCGCGCCAGCAGAGGTCCAGCTGCCACCATGAACGCCAACCTggctcctgctgctgccgctctcGGTATCCGCAACCCTTCCCAGGGCAGCTGGGACAGGCCAACGACGAGCCAGAGTGCGAACCCCGCCAATCCGTtcggcgcccaggccgagaGAATCAACGGTCCCATTGCCGAGGAGTCTGTCAGTTCCCTGAGTCTCAATGAGAAACCCCTGCCCAGCGTTCACGTTCACGAAACTGCCCCTGCCCCCGCTGCGAATGAACCTTCTGGTGCGGTCAATGGTGCGGCTATtgctgctggcgccgccgttgctgccagcgccggtgccgtcgccgctggAGGCTTGACCCGCAAGGCGTCGACCCGTAAGGACGGCCCAAAGGCTCTCGATCTCACTCTGGCTGCCCCTCCCGCACCCTTGTCCACGGTACCCGCCTCTCCTTCTGGAACCGCCTTCAGCGCCGACTCTGCAGGGCCTGGTCACCAGTCTTCGAGTTCCACCGGCtctgccgccatcgccgctgCTGGTGGCCCCGCTAACACGACCGTTCACCGAGTACAGCTTGATTTCAAGCCCAGTCTCGAAGACGAGATGGAATTGAGAGCTGGTCAGCTTGTGCGCCTGCTCCACGAGTATGACGACGGTTGG GCGCTTTGCATCCGCTTGGATAGATCCCAGCAGGGTGTGGTGCCTCGCACCTGCTTGTCCACTCGCCCCGTCAAGCCTAGACCTCCCCAGGCTCAAGGCCCCCCTCGTGGCCCCCCGATGGGCCCTGGTGCTTCGCGTGGTCCCGGTCCTAACTTTCCGCCTGGTCAGCGCCCCATGACGCCTCAGGGTGGTCCCCATGGCGGCCCGCCATATCCTCGCTCTGAgtcgcccgcccgccccaTGGGACCCGGCGGTCGAACTCAGTCCCCGGGTCCCCGCTACCAAGGACCTCCAGGACAACGACCGCAAAGTCCCAGCGGAATGGGAGGTCGGAAGCCGAGCCCTCCGGGACCTAGCAGAATCCCTCAGCCTAGCCGAATGAACCCCAGCGGCCCTCCCAATGGCCCCCAAAACGGACCTCAGGTCCCCCCGGCTCAGGGTCGTCCAGGCCCGCCGATGGGACCCGTCGGCCGTAAGCCCGTTCCCGGGCAGGCCGTGTAA
- a CDS encoding Septin — MVLKLVEHVKARTRSVQLDKSTTYDSSRRYSSLPGTVDIVVHKAKGNSRSTSEPFSDSTVTVRRYKSMLDVDDAPKIGPNKPISYEDLYQNTQHNTPPPIKHPRSESSQGPQVANQPAKVDMALPTAPPASRRWFANVVALPASEGSPATSPPPSRAPTSPPAEDPASDPYQAGGASSAPSSDLRNIVRRKLTGYVGFANLPNQWHRKSVRKGFNFNVMVVGESGLGKSTLVNTLFNTSLYPPKERKGPSLDILPKTVQIQSISADIEEAGVRLRLTVVDTPGFGDFVNNDESWRPIVDNIEQRYDAYLDAENKVNRMNIVDNRIHACVFFIQPTGHSLKPLEIEVMRRLHTKVNLIPVIAKADTLTDEEIANFKSRILSDIKYHDIQIFEGPRYELDDEETIAENNEIMSKVPFAVVGATNEITNADGRKVRGRSYPWGVIEVDNEEHCDFVKLRQMLIRTHMEELKEHTNNSLYENYRTDKLIGMGVSQDPSVFKEVNPAVKQEEERALHEQKLAKMEAEMKMVFQQKVAEKESKLKQSEEELYSRHREMKEQLERQRMELEEKKQRVESGRPIEKEGKRKGFSLR; from the exons ATGGTCCTCAAATTGGTCGAACACGTCAAGGCACGCACCAGGAGCGTTCAGCTGGACAAGTCCACCACCTACGACTCCTCGAGGAGATACAGCAGCCTTCCGGGAACCGTCGATATCGTCGTCCACAAGGCCAAGGGGAATTCCAGGTCTACCTCGGAACCTTTCTCGGACTCGACTGTCACTGTTCGCCGCTATAAGAGCATGCTTGACGTGGATGATGCACCCAAGATCGGGCCCAACAAACCCATATCATACGAGGATCTTTATCAGAACACCCAGCACAATACTCCGCCACCCATTAAACACCCTCGGTCGGAATCCTCCCAGGGGCCCCAGGTCgccaaccagccagccaaggTTGACATGGCTCTGCCAACCGCTCCGCCAGCAT CAAGACGATGGTTTGCTAACGTGGTTGCACTTCCAGCCTCCGAAGGTTCCCCCGCCacctccccgccgccctcgagggcgcccACCTCGCCCCCTGCGGAAGACCCAGCTTCTGACCCTTACCAAGCTGGTGGTGCCTCGTCGGCTCCCTCCAGTGATCTTAGGAACATTGTCCGTCGCAAGCTGACCGGCTATGTTGGCTTTGCCAACCTACCTAACCAATGGCACCGCAAGAGTGTCCGCAAGGGATTCAACTTCAACGTCATGGTTGTTG GTGAATCCGGACTCGGAAAGTCGACCCTTGTCAACACGCTCTTCAACACCTCACTGTACCCGCCCAAGGAGCGCAAGGGACCTagcctcgacatcctccccAAGACTGTCCAGATCCAATCCATCAgcgccgacatcgaggagGCTGGCGTCCGTCTCCGCTTGACCGTCGTTGACACCCCTGGCTTCGGCGACTTTGTCAACAACGACGAGTCCTGGCGCCCGATCGTTGACAACATCGAGCAGCGTTACGACGCCTACCTCGATGCCGAGAACAAAGTGAACCGGATGAACATCGTGGACAACCGTATCCATGCCTGTgtcttcttcatccagcCCACTGGCCACTCTCTGAAGCCCCTCGAGATCGAGGTCATGCGCCGCCTTCACACCAAGGTTAACTTGATCCCCGTCATTGCCAAGGCCGACACCCtcaccgacgaggagatcgCCAACTTCAAGTCAAGA ATTCTTTCCGACATCAAGTACCACGATATCCAGATCTTTGAGGGTCCTCGTTacgagctcgacgatgaggagacCATTGCGGAGAACAATGAGATCATGTCCAAGGTCCCCTTCGCTGTCGTTGGCGCTACGAACGAGATCACCAATGCCGACGGACGCAAGGTCCGCGGACGTAGCTACCCCTGGGGTGTCATTGAGGTCGACAATGAGGAGCACTGCGACTTTGTCAAGCTCCGCCAGATGCTCATTCGTACGCACAtggaggagctcaaggagcacaccaacaacagcctGTACGAGAACTACCGTACCGACAAGCTCATTGGCATGGGCGTGTCGCAAGACCCGAGTGTGTTCAAGGAGGTCAACCCCGCTGTcaagcaggaggaggagcgcgcCCTACACGAGCAAAAGCTCGCCAAGATGGAAgccgagatgaagatggTCTTCCAGCAAAAggtcgccgagaaggagagcaAGCTGAAGCAGAGCGAAGAAGAGCTCTACTCCCGCCACAGAGAGATGAAGGAGCAGTTGGAGCGCCAACGCATGGAGCTCgaagagaagaagcaaaGAGTCGAAAGCGGCCGGCCCATCGAGAAGGAAGGCAAGCGGAAGGGCTTCTCGCTCCGTTAA
- a CDS encoding 54S ribosomal protein L3, giving the protein MKRSRISRCTGQLLNAPVRTHASSCLTPISFRPQQLARHSNPVRTRSIFSSSKLAAAPSAAAPQFASESFDASSTTTTSATASKPLPSPLPEKALSSAKLAALHARLSLPEKLPLQTLARALVDPSADPSPNFNNANLAVVGGSLISYHVSEWLIAHYPRLPMTILYEAMRAYAGPDSLYRIASQWGVESAAAPGGEVDPGLLQWSQDPAAGVVHGRWGYVRKEHRHLDKFKWRRSVSSRVVLDDEFGDTLHAREANPLDPVRDPSDPAVVREQYMKLRNNAHASFVRAVTGAVYAHAGRDAVRSFVDAHVLSRKVDLEKLFSFKLPTRELAMLCAREGFEAPVARLESETGRMSRTPVYVVGIYSGGDKLGEGTGASLDFARLQASMNTLKAWYLYSPGAKVRVPSDMLAEGAKPWQPVHIDMGEII; this is encoded by the coding sequence ATGAAGAGGTCAAGGATATCAAGATGCACCGGGCAACTGCTCAACGCCCCGGTCAGGACACACGCCTCATCGTGCCTGACGCCTATTTCCTTTAGACCACAGCAGCTCGCCCGGCACAGCAACCCGGTGCGGACACGATCCATCTTCTCTTCATCCAAACTGGCAGCGGCGCcgtcagcagcagcaccacaATTCGCCTCTGAGTCTTTCGacgcctcctcgacgacgacgacatctGCGACAGCCTCGAAACCCCTCCCATCGCCTCTGCCCGAGAAGGCCCTCAGTTCCGCcaagctcgccgccctccacGCCCGCCTGTCCCTCCCCGAGAAGCTGCCACTCCAGACCCTCGCacgcgccctcgtcgaccctTCCGCCGACCCGAGCCCCAACTTCAACAATGCCAACCTTGCCGTTGTCGGCGGCTCCCTCATCAGCTACCATGTCTCCGAGTGGCTCATCGCCCACTACCCTCGCCTGCCGATGACCATCCTTTACGAGGCTATGCGCGCCTACGCCGGCCCTGACTCGCTCTACCGCATCGCGAGCCAGTGGGGCGTTgagagcgccgccgcccccggcgggGAAGTCGACCCGGGCCTGCTGCAATGGTCCCaggacccggccgccggcgtcgttcACGGCCGTTGGGGTTATGTACGAAAGGAGCACCGCCACCTCGACAAGTTCAAGTGGCGCCGCTCCGTCTCGTCCCGTGTCGTCCTCGATGACGAGTTCGGCGACACCCTGCACGCCCGCGAGGCGAACCCGCTTGACCCCGTTCGCGACCCGtccgacccggccgtcgtGCGTGAACAGTATATGAAGCTCCGCAATAACGCCCATGCTTCCTTCGTCCGCGCCGTCACGGGCGCCGTCTACGCCCACGCGGGCCGCGACGCCGTGCGCTccttcgtcgacgcccacgtCCTCAGCCGcaaggtcgacctcgagaagctcttcAGCTTCAAGCTGCCCACTCGCGAGTTGGCCATGCTCTGCGCCCGCGAGGGCTTCGAGGCTcccgtcgcccgcctcgagAGCGAGACGGGCCGCATGAGCAGGACTCCCGTCTACGTCGTCGGCATCtacagcggcggcgacaagctcggcgagggcacGGGGGCCAGCCTCGACTTCGCCCGCCTGCAGGCCTCCATGAACACCCTCAAGGCGTGGTACCTATACAGCCCCGGCGCCAAGGTGCGGGTGCCGAGCGATATGCTCGCTGAGGGCGCGAAGCCGTGGCAGCCCGTGCACATTGATATGGGAGAGATCATCTAA
- a CDS encoding La domain-containing protein yields MRILVAKYCFGGARCCSFFFCHSCALLLPKIYCFPTRQCPKCQATRHAPRTRNQLALESPIRIDWFLPLTSATRNSHISTRSNMSAAEETKPIEAVAAEAPAQVEEPTKVEEPAKVEETEAKSAESEKKDANIIKTTAQIDNKQHANNVKFDASLLKETDDPVEIRKQVEFYLSDSNLPHDKYLWELTGGFENKPIPLKTITNFKRMRRFQPYSAVVAALKESTQVNIAGEEGEETIQRKQPYTPGSDKYNARCVYVKGFGDEEPSTQFDLEAFFTQFGPINAVRLRRTNEKLFKGSVFVEFPDEEAAQKFVALDPKPKWKEHDLKIMPKIDYVREKSALINAGKLEPNSSRRFFEGKEGSDRGGRGRGRGGRGGNFGKDDWKQRRDNDQKNGFRGGRGGRGGRGRGRGGDRGRGGDRDRRGGRDNQENRKDPSEVTSDRNAGKPTIQATNGKGETVAEDKNNNGKRSREDDGAAQPEAKKVDTKTDVAA; encoded by the exons ATGCGAATTCTCGTCGCAAAATACTGCTTTGGGGGGGCCCGATGCTgctctttttttttctgccATTCCTGCGCGCTATTACTACCAAAGATTTATTGTTTTCCTACCAGGCAGTGTCCAAAGTGTCAAGCAACAAGACACGCTCCCCGAACCAGAAATCAACTTGCTCTAGAGTCGCCGATTCGCATTGACTGGTTTTTACCACT AACATCCGCCACGCGCAATTCACATATTTCGACTCGTTCCAACATgagcgccgccgaggaaaCCAAGCCCATCGAGGCTGTCGCTGCCGAGGCGCCCGCCCAGGTTGAAGAGCCTACGAAGGTTGAGGAGCCTGCGAAGGTCGAGGAGACCGAGGCTAAGTCTGCCGAgtccgagaagaaggacgccAATATTATCAAGACGACTGCTCAGATCGACAACAAGCAGCACGCCAACAACGTGAAGTTCGACGCTTCGCTACTCAAGGAGACTGACGACCCTGTTGAGATCCGGAAGCAG GTCGAGTTTTACCTTTCCGACAGCAACCTGCCGCACGATAAGTACCTGTGGGAGCTTACTGGCGGCTTCGAGAACAAGCCCATCCCTCTCAAGACCATTACCAACTTCAAGCGCATGCGCCGCTTCCAGCCCTATTCCGCCGTTGTCGCTGCTCTGAAGGAGAGCACCCAGGTCAACattgccggcgaggagggcgaggagacCATCCAGCGCAAGCAGCCCTACACCCCTGGCAGCGACAAGTACAACGCCCGCTGCGTCTACGTTAAGGGCtttggcgacgaggagcccTCTACCCAGTTTGACCTCGAGGCCTTCTTCACCCAGTTCGGCCCCATCAATGCCGTCCGCCTTCGCCGCACCAACGAGAAGCTCTTCAAGGGctccgtcttcgtcgagTTCCCCGATGAGGAGGCCGCACAGAAGTTTGTCGCCCTCGACCCCAAGCCCAAGTGGAAGGAGCACGACCTGAAGATCATGCCCAAGATCGACTACGTCCGTGAGAAGAGCGCCCTGATCAACGCCGGCAAGCTCGAGCCCAACTCGTCTCGCCGATTcttcgagggcaaggagggcagCGACCGTGGTGGACGCGGTCGTGGCCGCGGTGGCCGTGGCGGCAACTTTGGCAAGGACGACTGGAAGCAGCGCCGTGACAACGACCAGAAGAACGGCTTCAGGGGTGGCCGCGGTGGACGCGGTGGtcgcggccgtggccgtggcggtgaccgtggccgtggtggcGACCGTGACCGCCGGGGCGGACGCGACAACCAGGAGAACCGCAAGGACCCCAGCGAGGTCACGAGCGACCGCAACGC TGGCAAGCCTACCATCCAGGCCACGAACGGCAAGGGCGAGACTGTCGCGGAAGATAAGAACAACAACGGCAAGCGCTCCCGCGaggacgatggcgccgcccagcccgAGGCGAAGAAGGTTGATACCAAGACTGATGTCGCCGCATAG
- a CDS encoding Lysophospholipase, whose protein sequence is MRLFALHPRDALRRAGTRGIHHSVTVGRIRTHGLLVHRRPTLSRQSQHGFFTAREKIPTKKKSIPVALLTGGLLVWWLYPSEEFERLSLAEEDRENKIRDRQAGKVNGGSNGAAWYNFTLKFQTLSDATDIEWSADKIVGFILPEWSRLIPGYIRKLQRELSMAPGSLADEIWREAHDPFVNPEVQYAANVRVSNDLCEEEKEFLARRKRVTTMALAKYLELDEKDVHPEDVPTIAMCGSGGGLRALVAGTGSMLAADEDGLFDCVTYTSGVSGSCWLQVLYHSSISEGSLGRVLQHLKARAGVHIAYPPVAFQTLLSAPTSKYLLSGLVEKLKGDPGADFGLVDVYGLLLAARYLVPKGDLEVNDRDFKLSNQRDYVKYGQNPLPIYTAVRHEIPDIDLDGSGEVPSTSDAAKEVAKKEAWFQWFEITPYEFFCEEFQAGIPTWAMGRRFKNGVDVPPEEGFHLPETRMPFLLGVFGSAFCATLSHYYNEVRPLVQSIAGFSSLDGMISGYNEDLSKVHPIDPGTVANFVYGMEEKLPKTTPQSACRSEYIQLMDAGMSNNLPIYPLLRPGRDVDVVVAFDASADIKTDNWLAVADGYARQRGIKGWPVGVGWPKAGESPKQVRDELIESEAASAKDADQKLRDAKKFQREHETKESNPNEDTERGQAAKFSPGDEEAGELGYCTVWVGTTQERVSEPPPPSKAITEANHWQIMEPDAGIAIIYLPYLANPQVPGVNPGTTDFLSTWNFVYTPEQIEQVAALARANYAEGREQIRGTVRAVYERKKKLRLDREEKSRRDRYRKLVRQGMAHKLGEGDQFS, encoded by the exons ATGAGACTGTTTGCGTTGCATCCCCGCGACGCGTTGCGCCGGGCCGGCACGCGAGGCATTCACCACAGCGTGACCGTCGGCCGCATCAGGACccatggcctcctcgtccacaGGCGGCCAACGCTGTCGCGTCAGTCGCAGCACGGCTTCTTTACCGCGAGGGAGAAGATCCCGACCAAGAAGAAGTCCATCCCCGTCGCCCTGCTCACAGGCGGCTTACTCGTGTGGTGGCTGTACCCCTCGGAGGAATTCGAGCGCCTGTCGCTCGCCGAAGAGGACAGGGAGAACAAGATCCGCGACCGACAGGCCGGGAAAGTAAACGGCGGCTCCAACGGCGCCGCGTGGTACAATTTCACCCTCAAGTTCCAGACCTTGTCCGATGCTACCGACATTGAATGGAGTGCCGATAAGATTGTCGGCTTCATTCTGCCAGAATGGTCCAGGTTGATTCCTGGATACATTCGGAAACTCCAGAGAGAG CTATCCATGGCACCTGGATCTCTGGCCGATGAAATATGGCGAGAAGCCCACGACCCTTTCGTCAACCCTGAAGTGCAATATGCCGCTAATGTCAGGGTCTCCAACGATCTTTgcgaggaggaaaaggagtTTTTGGCGAGGAGAAAGAGGGTCACGACCATGGCCTTGGCCAAATACTTAGAACTTGACGAAAAGGACGTACATCCGGAAGACGTCCCGACTATCGCTATGTGCGGCTCCGGAGGAGGTCTCAGGGCCCTCGTTGCTGGCACCGGATCTATGCttgccgccgatgaagacggcCTTTTCGACTGCGTAACCTACACCTCCGGCGTGAGCGGCTCCTGTTGGCTGCAGGTACTGTATCACTCGTCCATTTCGGAGGGCAGCCTTGGTCGCGTCCTGCAACACCTCAAGGCTCGAGCCGGCGTTCACATCGCCTACCCGCCCGTGGCCTTTCAAACTCTGCTCTCTGCGCCCACGAGCAAGTATCTTCTTAGCGGTCTCGTCGAAAAGCTCAAGGGCGACCCGGGTGCTGACTTTGGTCTTGTCGATGTCTACGGCCTTCTCTTGGCGGCAAGATACTTGGTCCCCAAAGGCGACCTGGAGGTAAACGATCGAGACTTTAAGCTCTCAAACCAGCGCGACTATGTCAAATACGGCCAGAACCCACTCCCAATCTATACGGCCGTCCGCCATGAGATCCCCGACATCGACCTTGACGGGAGCGGCGAGGTCCCTTCTACCTCGGATGCGGCTAAAGAAGttgccaagaaggaggcctGGTTTCAGTGGTTCGAAATCACACCTTACGAGTTCTTCTGTGAAGAGTTCCAGGCTGGCATTCCTACCTGGGCTATGGGGCGGCGCTTCAAgaacggcgtcgacgtgccCCCCGAAGAAGGGTTTCACCTCCCCGAGACGCGCAtgcccttcctcctcggcgtcttcggcaGCGCCTTCTGTGCGACCCTGAGTCACTATTATAACGAGGTTCGTCCCCTCGTTCAGAGCATCGCCGGATTCAGCTCCTTGGACGGCATGATCAGCGGCTACAACGAGGACCTCAGCAAAGTCCACCCCATCGACCCCGGAACGGTTGCGAACTTCGTCTACGGCATGGAAGAAAAACTCCCCAAGACGACACCGCAGAGCGCATGCAGATCAGAATACATCCAGCTCATGGATGCCGGCATGTCCAACAACCTTCCCATTTACCCGCTCCttcgccctggccgagacGTCGACGTTGTCGTGGCATTCGACGCATCGGCCGACATCAAGACCGACAACTGGCTCGCTGTCGCCGATGGCTACGCCCGCCAGCGCGGCATCAAGGGCTGgcccgtcggcgtcggctggCCCAAGGCAGGGGAGTCCCCGAAACAGGTCCGTGATGAGCTGATAGAGTCCGAAGCCGCGTCCGCGAAAGATGCAGACCAGAAACTGCGCGATGCCAAGAAGTTCCAGCGCGAGCACGAGACCAAAGAGAGCAATCCAAACGAAGACACGGAGCGGGGGCAGGCAGCCAAGTTCTCCcccggcgacgaagaagcggGCGAGCTCGGCTACTGCACGGTCTGGGTCGGCACAACCCAAGAGCGCGTGTCGGAGCCCCCGCCTCCGTCGAAGGCCATCACCGAGGCCAACCATTGGCAGATCATGGAGCCCGACGCCGGCATCGCTATCATCTACCTCCCCTATCTCGCGAACCCTCAAGTCCCTGGCGTCAACCCGGGCACGACCGACTTCCTGAGCACCTGGAACTTCGTCTACACACCAGAACAGAtcgagcaggtcgccgcgctggcgcGAGCCAATTACGCCGAGGGGCGAGAACAGATCCGTGGCACAGTGCGGGCCGTATACGagcgcaagaagaagctcaGGCTCGATCGGGAGGAGAAGTCCCGCAGGGACCGGTACAGGAAGTTGGTGAGGCAGGGGATGGCACACAAGCTGGGCGAGGGTGATCAGTTTAGCTGA